One window of the Bos mutus isolate GX-2022 chromosome X, NWIPB_WYAK_1.1, whole genome shotgun sequence genome contains the following:
- the FLNA gene encoding filamin-A isoform X2, translated as MSSSHSRAGQSAAGAVLGIGADTRDAEMPATEKDLAEDAPWKKIQQNTFTRWCNEHLKCVSKRIANLQTDLSDGLRLIALLEVLSQKKMHRKHNQRPTFRQMQLENVSVALEFLDRESIKLVSIDSKAIVDGNLKLILGLIWTLILHYSISMPMWDEEEDEEAKKQTPKQRLLGWIQNKLPQLPITNFSRDWQSGRALGALVDSCAPGLCPDWDSWDASKPVNNAREAMQQADDWLGIPQVITPEEIVDPNVDEHSVMTYLSQFPKAKLKPGAPLRPKLNPKKARAYGPGIEPTGNMVKKRAEFTVETRSAGQGEVLVYVEDPAGHQEEAKVTANNDKNRTFSVWYVPEVTGTHKVTVLFAGQHIAKSPFEVYVDKSQGDASKVTAQGPGLEPSGNIANKTTYFEIFTAGAGMGEVEVVIQDPAGQKGTVEPQLEARGDSTYRCSYQPSVEGVHMVHVTFAGVPIPRSPYTVTVGQACNPGACRAVGRGLQPKGVRVKETADFKVYTKGAGSGELKVTVKGPKGEERVKQKDLGDGVYGFEYYPMIPGTYTVTITWGGQNIGRSPFEVKVGTECGNQKVRAWGPGLEGGVVGKSADFVVEAIGDDVGTLGFSVEGPSQAKIECDDKGDGSCDVRYWPQEAGEYAVHVLCNSEDIRLSPFMADIRDAPQDFHPDRVKARGPGLEKTGVAVNKSAEFTVDAKHGGKAPLKVQVQDNEGCPVEATVKDNGNGTYSCSYVPRKPVKHTAMVSWGGVSIPNSPFRVNVGAGSHPNKVKVYGPGVAKTGLKAHEPTYFTVDCTEAGQGDVSIGIKCAPGVVGPAEADIDFDIIRNDNDTFTVKYTPRGAGSYTIMVLFADQATPTSPIRVKVEPSHDASKVKAEGPGLSRTGVELSKPTHFTVNTKAAGKGKLDVQFSGPAKGDAVRDVDIIDHHDNTYTVKYTPVQQGPVGINVTYGGDAIPKSPFSVGVSPSLDLSKIKVSGLGEKVDVGKDQEFTVKSKGAGGQGKVLSKIVGPSGAAVPCKVEPGLGADNSVVRFVPREEGPYEVEVTYDGVPVPGSPFSLEAVPPTKPSKVKAFGPGLQGGSAGSPARFTIDTKGAGTGGLGLTVEGPCEAQLECLDNGDGTCSVSYVPTEPGDYNINILFADTHIPGSPFKAHVVPCFDPSKVKCSGPGLERATAGEAGQFHVDCSSAGSAELTIEIRSEAGLPAEVHIQDHGDGTHTITYIPLCPGAYTVTIKYGGQPVPNFPSKLQVEPAVDTSGIQCYGPGIEGQGVFREATTEFSVDARALTQTGGPHVKARVANPSGNLTETYVQDCGDGTYKVEYTPYEEGLHSVDVTYDGSPVPSSPFQVPVTEGCDPSRVRVHGPGIQSGTTNKPNKFTVETRGAGTGGLGLAVEGPSEAKMSCMDNKDGSCSVEYVPYEAGTYSLNVTYGGHQVPGSPFKVPVHDVTDASKVKCSGPGLSPGMVRANLPQSFQVDTSKAGMAPLQVKVQGPKGLVEPVDVVDNADGTQTVNYVPSREGPYSISVLYGDEEVPRSPFKVKVLPTHDASKVKASGPGLNTTGVPASLPVEFTIDAKDAGEGLLAVQITDPEGKPKKTHIQDNHDGTYTVAYVPDVTGRYTILIKYGGDEIPFSPYRVRAVPTGDASKCTVTGAGIGPTIQIGEETVITVDTKAAGKGKVTCTVCTPDGSEVDVDVVENEDGTFDIFYTAPQPGKYVICVRFGGEHVPNSPFQVTALAGDQPTAQPSLRPQQLAPPYTYAQGGQQTWAPERPLVGVNGLDVSSLRPFDLVIPFTIKKGEVTGEVRMPSGKVAQPAITDNKDGTVTVRYAPSEAGLHEMDIRYDNMHIPGSPLQFYVDYVNCGHVTAYGPGLTHGVVNKPAIFTVNTKDAGEGGLSLAIEGPSKAEISCTDNQDGTCSVSYLPVLPGDYSILVKYNEQHIPGSPFTARVTGDDSMRMSHLKVGSAADIPINISETDLSLLTATVVPPSGREEPCLLKRLRNGHVGISFVPKETGEHLVHVKKNGQHVASSPIPVVISQSEIGDASRVRVSGQGLHEGHTFEPAEFIIDTRDAGYGGLSLSIEGPSKVDINTEDLEDGTCRVTYCPTEPGNYIINIKFADQHVPGSPFSVKVTGEGRVKESITRRRRAPSVANVGSHCDLSLKIPEISIQDMTAQVTSPSGKSHEAEIVEGENHTYCIRFVPAEMGMHTVSVKYKGQHVPGSPFQFTVGPLGEGGAHKVRAGGPGLERAEAGVPAEFSIWTREAGAGGLAIAVEGPSKAEISFEDRKDGSCGVAYVVQEPGDYEVSVKFNEEHIPDSPFVVPVASPSGDARRLTVSSLQESGLKVNQPASFAVSLNGAKGAIDAKVHSPSGALEECYVTEIDQDKYAVRFIPRENGIYLIDVKFNGTHIPGSPFKIRVGEPGHGGDPGLVSAYGAGLEGGITGSPAEFIVNTSNAGAGALSVTIDGPSKVKMDCQECPEGYRVTYTPMAPGSYLISIKYGGPYHIAGSPFKARVTGHRLVSNHSLHETSSVFVDSLTKTATIPQHSAPGPGPTDASKVLAKGVGLSKAYMGQKSSFTVDCSKAGNNMLLVGVHGPRTPCEEILVKHVGSRLYSVSYLLKDKGEYTLVVKWGDEHIPGSPYRVLVP; from the exons ACAGTAAGGCCATCGTGGACGGGAACCTCAAGTTGATCCTGGGCCTCATCTGGACCCTGATCCTGCACTACTCCATCTCCATGCCCATGTGGGAtgaggaggaggacgaggaggcCAAGAAGCAGACCCCCAAGCAGAGGCTGCTGGGCTGGATCCAGAACAAGCTGCCACagctgcccatcaccaacttcagCCGTGACTGGCAGAGCGGCAGAGCCCTGGGCGCCCTGGTCGACAGCTGTGCCCCGG GCCTGTGCCCCGACTGGGATTCCTGGGATGCCAGCAAGCCCGTGAACAATGCACGGGAAGCCATGCAACAAGCTGATGACTGGCTGGGCATCCCTCAG GTGATCACCCCCGAGGAGATTGTGGACCCCAACGTGGATGAGCACTCCGTCATGACCTACCTGTCCCAGTTCCCCAAGGCCAAGCTGAAACCAGGGGCTCCCCTGCGGCCCAAACTCAACCCGAAGAAAGCCCGAGCCTATGGGCCAG GCATTGAGCCTACAGGCAACATGGTAAAGAAGAGGGCAGAGTTCACGGTGGAGACCAGAAGCGCCGGGCAGGGAGAGGTGCTGGTATACGTGGAGGACCCGGCTGGGCACCAGGAGGAG GCCAAGGTGACCGCCAATAACGACAAGAACCGTACCTTCTCTGTCTGGTATGTCCCCGAGGTGACGGGGACTCACAAG GTCACCGTGCTCTTTGCCGGCCAGCACATTGCCAAGAGCCCCTTCGAGGTGTACGTGGACAAGTCCCAGGGAGACGCCAGCAAAGTGACTGCCCAGGGCCCTGGCCTGGAGCCCAGCGGCAACATTGCCAACAAGACCACCTACTTTGAGATCTTCACGGCGG GTGCGGGCATGGGTGAGGTGGAGGTGGTGATCCAGGACCCAGCAGGCCAGAAGGGTACCGTGGAGCCTCAGCTGGAGGCCCGGGGCGACAGCACGTATCGCTGCAGCTACCAGCCCAGTGTGGAGGGCGTCCACATGGTGCACGTCACTTTCGCCGGGGTGCCCATCCCTCGCAGCCCCTACACAGTCACTGTGGGTCAAG CTTGTAACCCAGGTGCCTGCCGCGCTGTCGGCCGGGGTCTCCAGCCCAAGGGTGTGCGAGTGAAGGAGACGGCCGACTTCAAAGTGTACACAAAGGGGGCGGGCAGCGGAGAGCTGAAGGTCACCGTAAAGGGCCCCA AGGGTGAAGAGCGTGTGAAGCAGAAGGACCTGGGCGATGGTGTCTATGGTTTCGAGTATTACCCCATGATCCCCGGCACATACACTGTCACGATCACGtggggtggccaaaatattgggcgCAG tcccttcGAGGTGAAAGTGGGCACTGAGTGCGGCAATCAGAAGGTGCGGGCATGGGGCCCTGGGCTGGAGGGCGGTGTTGTCGGCAAGTCTGCAGACTTTGTCGTGGAGGCCATTGGCGACGACGTGGGCACCCTGG GCTTCTCGGTGGAGGGCCCATCGCAGGCTAAGATCGAGTGTGACGACAAGGGCGATGGCTCCTGCGATGTGCGCTACTGGCCACAGGAGGCTGGTGAGTACGCGGTGCACGTGCTGTGCAACAGTGAGGACATCCGTCTCAGCCCCTTCATGGCCGACATCCGCGACGCGCCCCAGGATTTCCATCCAGACAGG GTGAAGGCACGTGGGCCTGGATTGGAGAAGACCGGCGTGGCTGTGAACAAGTCAGCAGAGTTCACAGTGGATGCCAAGCACGGCGGGAAGGCTCCTCTCAAGGTCCAAGTCCAG GACAATGAGGGCTGCCCAGTGGAGGCAACGGTCAAGGACAATGGCAATGGCACTTACAGCTGCTCCTATGTGCCCCGGAAGCCAGTGAAGCACACGGCCATGGTGTCCTGGGGAGGTGTCAGCATCCCCAACAGCCCCTTCCGG GTGAATGTGGGTGCCGGCAGCCACCCGAACAAGGTCAAGGTGTACGGCCCAGGAGTGGCAAAGACAGGACTCAAGGCTCACGAGCCCACCTACTTCACTGTGGACTGCACGGAGGCTGGCCAGG gtgatGTCAGCATCGGCATCAAGTGTGCCCCGGGTGTGGTGGGCCCTGCCGAGGCCGACATCGACTTCGACATCATCCGCAACGACAACGACACCTTCACGGTCAAGTACACCCCCCGCGGAGCTGGCAGCTACACCATCATGGTGCTCTTTGCTGACCAG GCTACGCCCACCAGCCCCATCCGGGTCAAAGTGGAGCCTTCCCATGATGCCAGCAAGGTTAAGGCAGAAGGTCCCGGCCTCAGTCGCACCG GGGTCGAGCTTAGCAAACCCACCCACTTCACGGTCAACACCAAAGCTGCCGGCAAAGGCAAGCTGGATGTCCAGTTCTCGGGGCCGGCCAAAGGGGATGCAGTGCGTGACGTGGACATCATTGACCATCATGACAACACCTATACCGTCAAGTACACGCCTGTGCAGCAG GGCCCAGTGGGCATCAATGTCACTTACGGAGGTGATGCTATTCCCAAAAGCCCCTTCTCAGTGGGGGTGTCTCCAAGCCTGGACCTCAGCAAGATTAAGGTGTCCGGCCTGGGAGAAA AGGTGGATGTTGGCAAAGACCAGGAGTTCACGGTCAAGTCCAAGGGCGCCGGTGGCCAGGGCAAAGTGCTGTCGAAGATCGTGGGCCCTTCAGGGGCAGCGGTTCCCTGCAAGGTGGAGCCAGGCCTCGGGGCTGACAACAGCGTGGTGCGCTTTGTGCCCCGTGAAGAGGGGCCCTATGAGGTTGAGGTGACCTATGATGGCGTACCTGTGCCTGGCAGCCCCTTTTCCCTGGAAGCCGTGCCGCCCACCAAGCCTAGCAAG GTGAAAGCCTTCGGGCCAGGGCTGCAGGGGGGCAGTGCAGGGTCTCCTGCCCGCTTCACGATCGACACAAAGGGTGCCGGCACAGGCGGCCTGGGCCTGACGGTCGAAGGCCCTTGTGAAGCTCAGCTCGAATGCCTGGACAACGGGGATGGCACGTGCTCTGTGTCCTATGTGCCCACTGAGCCTGGGGACTACAACATCAACATCCTCTTCGCTGACACCCACATCCCCGGCTCCCCATTCAAGGCCCACGTGGTTCCCTGCTTCGACCCGTCCAAGGTCAAGTGCTCAGGCCCCGGGCTGGAGCGGGCCACGGCTGGGGAGGCCGGCCAGTTCCATGTGGACTGCTCGAGTGCGGGCAGTGCGGAGCTGACCATCGAGATCCGCTCCGAGGCAGGGCTGCCGGCCGAGGTGCACATCCAGGACCACGGTGACGGCACGCACACCATCACCTACATccccctgtgccctggagcctaCACCGTCACCATCAAGTACGGCGGCCAGCCTGTGCCCAACTTCCCAAGCAAGCTGCAGGTGGAGCCCGCAGTGGATACCTCGGGCATCCAGTGCTATGGGCCCGGGATTGAGGGTCAAG gTGTCTTCCGAGAAGCCACCACCGAGTTCAGCGTGGATGCCCGGGCTCTGACGCAGACTGGAGGGCCCCACGTCAAGGCTCGCGTGGCCAACCCCTCGGGCAACCTGACTGAGACCTATGTGCAGGACTGTGGTGATGGCACATACAAAGTGGAGTACACGCCATATGAGGAGG GACTCCACTCTGTGGACGTGACCTACGACGGCAGTCCTGTGCCCAGCAGCCCCTTCCAGGTGCCAGTGACTGAAGGCTGCGACCCCTCCCGAGTGCGTGTCCATGGGCCAGGCATCCAAAGCGGCACCACCAACAAGCCCAACAAGTTCACTGTGGAGACCAG GGGAGCTGGCACAGGGGGCCTGGGCTTGGCTGTTGAGGGCCCCTCTGAGGCCAAGATGTCCTGCATGGACAACAAGGATGGCAGCTGCTCGGTTGAGTATGTCCCCTACGAGGCCGGCACCTACAGCCTTAACGTCACTTACGGCGGCCACCAAGTGCCAG GCAGTCCTTTCAAGGTCCCTGTGCACGATGTGACAGACGCGTCCAAGGTCAAATGCTCTGGGCCTGGCCTGAGCCCGGGCATGGTCCGTGCCAACCTACCTCAGTCCTTCCAGGTGGACACGAGCAAGGCTGGCATGGCCCCACTGCAGGTCAAAGTGCAGGGGCCCAAAG GCCTGGTGGAGCCGGTGGACGTGGTGGACAATGCCGATGGCACCCAGACTGTGAACTATGTGCCCAGCCGTGAGGGGCCCTACAGCATCTCAGTGCTGTATGGAGACGAAGAGGTACCCCGCAG CCCCTTCAAGGTTAAGGTGCTGCCTACACATGATGCCAGCAAGGTCAAGGCCAGTGGCCCAGGGCTCAACACCACGGGTGTGCCTGCCAGCCTGCCTGTGGAGTTCACTATTGATGCCAAGGACGCTGGGGAGGGCCTGCTGGCTGTCCAGATCACG GACCCGGAGGGCAAGCCCAAGAAGACACACATCCAAGACAACCACGACGGCACGTACACAGTGGCCTACGTGCCAGACGTGACAGGCCGCTACACTATCCTCATAAAGTATGGTGGTGACGAGATCCCCTTCTCCCCATACCGTGTCCGCGCCGTGCCCACGGGAGATGCCAGCAAGTGCACCGTCACAG GTGCTGGCATCGGCCCTACCATCCAGATCGGGGAGGAGACTGTGATCACTGTGGACACCAAGGCAGCGGGCAAAGGCAAGGTCACCTGTACTGTGTGCACCCCCGATGGCTCTGAGGTGGACGTGGACGTGGTCGAGAATGAGGATGGCACCTTTGACATCTTCTACACGGCTCCCCAGCCCGGCAAATACGTCATCTGCGTGCGCTTCGGTGGTGAACACGTGCCCAACAGTCCCTTCCAAGTGACG GCTCTGGCTGGAGACCAGCCCACGGCACAGCCCTCATTACGGCCTCAGCAGCTGGCACCACCATATACCTACGCCCAGGGGGgccagcagacctgg GCCCCAGAAAGGCCCCTGGTGGGGGTCAACGGGCTAGATGTGAGCAGCCTGAGGCCCTTTGaccttgtcatccccttcaccaTCAAGAAGGGCGAGGTCACTG GGGAGGTGCGGATGCCCTCGGGCAAGGTGGCACAGCCCGCCATCACCGACAACAAGGATGGCACTGTGACTGTGCGCTACGCCCCCAGTGAAGCCGGCCTGCACGAGATGGATATCCGCTATGACAACATGCACATCCCAG GCAGCCCCCTACAGTTCTACGTGGATTATGTCAACTGTGGCCATGTCACAGCCTATGGGCCAGGCCTCACCCATGGGGTGGTGAATAAGCCCGCTATCTTCACCGTCAACACCAAGGATGCGGGCGAGG GGGGCTTGTCCCTGGCCATTGAGGGCCCCTCCAAAGCAGAGATCAGCTGCACCGACAACCAGGATGGGACGTGCAGTGTCTCCTACCTGCCCGTGTTACCTGGTGACTACAGCATCCTGGTCAAGTACAACGAACAGCATATCCCGGGCAGCCCCTTCACTGCCAGGGTCACAG GTGACGACTCCATGCGCATGTCCCACCTGAAGGTGGGCTCTGCCGCCGACATCCCCATCAACATCTCGGAGACGGACCTCAGCCTGCTGACTGCCACAGTGGTGCCCCCCTCGGGCCGGGAAGAACCCTGTCTGCTGAAGCGGCTGCGCAACGGCCACGTGG GGATCTCATTCGTGCCCAAGGAGACAGGGGAACACCTGGTGCACGTGAAGAAGAATGGGCAGCATGTGGCAAGCAGCCCCATTCCGGTGGTGATCAGCCAATCGGAGATCGGGGATGCCAGCCGTGTGCGGGTCTCGGGCCAGGGCCTCCACGAAGGCCACACCTTTGAGCCAGCAGAGTTTATCATTGATACACGTGATGCAG GCTATGGGGGGCTCAGCCTGTCCATCGAGGGTCCCAGCAAAGTAGACATCAACACAGAGGACCTGGAGGATGGCACATGCAGGGTCACCTACTGCCCCACGGAGCCTGGCAACTATATCATCAACATCAAGTTTGCTGACCAGCACGTGCCTG GCAGCCCCTTCTCCGTGAAGGTGACAGGCGAGGGGCGCGTGAAAGAGAGCATCACGCGCAGGCGACGGGCCCCATCGGTGGCTAATGTTGGCAGTCACTGTGACCTCAGCCTCAAGATCCCAG AAATTAGCATCCAGGACATGACAGCCCAGGTGACTAGCCCATCAGGCAAGAGCCACGAGGCCGAGATTGTGGAAGGGGAGAACCATACCTATTGCATCCGCTTTGTGCCAGCTGAGATGGGCATGCACACGGTCAGCGTCAAGTACAAGGGCCAGCACGTGCCCGGGAGCCCTTTCCAGTTCACCGTGGGGCCCCTGGGGGAAGGGGGAGCCCACAAGGTCCGTGCCGGGGGCCCTGGCCTGGAAAGGGCTGAAGCTGGAGTGCCAG CCGAGTTCAGCATTTGGACCCGGGAAGCTGGCGCGGGGGGCCTGGCCATTGCTGTCGAGGGCCCCAGCAAGGCCGAGATCTCCTTCGAGGACCGCAAGGATGGCTCCTGTGGCGTGGCTTACGTGGTCCAGGAGCCAG GTGACTATGAGGTGTCAGTCAAGTTCAACGAGGAGCACATCCCCGATAGCCCTTTCGTGGTGCCTGTGGCTTCTCCGTCTGGTGACGCCCGCCGCCTTACTGTTTCTAGTCTTCAG GAGTCAGGGCTAAAGGTCAACCAGCCAGCCTCTTTTGCAGTCAGCCTGAATGGGGCCAAGGGGGCAATCGATGCCAAGGTGCACAGCCCCTCAGGAGCCCTGGAGGAGTGCTATGTCACCGAGATCGACCAAG ATAAGTACGCTGTGCGCTTTATCCCACGGGAGAATGGCATCTACCTGATTGATGTCAAGTTCAACGGCACCCACATCCCGGGGAGCCCCTTCAAGATCCGAGTTGGGGAGCCTGGGCATGGAGGGGACCCAGGCCTGGTGTCTGCTTATGGAGCTGGCTTGGAAGGCGGCATCACAG GGAGCCCAGCTGAGTTTATCGTGAACACCAGCAATGCGGGCGCTGGTGCCCTCTCAGTCACCATCGACGGGCCTTCCAAGGTGAAGATGGATTGCCAAGAGTGCCCCGAGGGCTACCGCGTCACCTACACTCCCATGGCACCTGGCAGCTACCTCATCTCCATCAAGTACGGCGGCCCCTACCACATTGCGGGCAGCCCCTTCAAGGCCAGAGTCACAG gtcacCGCCTCGTCAGCAACCACAGCCTCCATGAGACATCATCTGTGTTTGTGGACTCCCTGACCAAGACTGCCACCATCCCCCAGCACAGTGCCCCAGGCCCGGGTCCCACTGATGCCAGCAAGGTGCTGGCCAAAGGCGTGGGGCTGAGCAAGGCCTACATGGGCCAGAAGAGCAGCTTCACGGTGGACTGCAGCAAAGCAG GCAACAACATGCTGCTGGTGGGCGTGCATGGGCCCCGGACGCCCTGTGAAGAGATCCTGGTGAAACACGTGGGCAGCAGGCTCTACAGTGTGTCCTACCTGCTCAAGGACAAGGGGGAGTACACGCTGGTGGTCAAGTGGGGTGACGAGCACATCCCGGGCAGCCCCTACCGAGTCCTGGTGCCCTGA